In Ruminococcaceae bacterium BL-6, a genomic segment contains:
- a CDS encoding Transcriptional regulator, MarR family: MDSTRRQITKIAREVSKFTVRMLKTDGVGTAEYDFIHAVRKNPGITQAALRELLTLDKGAAARRAASLETKGYLIRKPNPEDGRSQLLYATEKADSLKSSKASVEALYYEWLEEALTPEDNEEFCRILNMLYARSKAESKAGFPNLTRRFLEGTGKNEPSAD; this comes from the coding sequence ATGGACAGTACAAGGCGGCAAATAACAAAAATTGCGCGCGAGGTAAGTAAATTTACCGTGCGAATGCTGAAAACAGACGGCGTCGGCACGGCGGAATATGATTTTATCCATGCGGTGCGGAAAAACCCCGGCATCACTCAGGCGGCGCTGCGGGAGCTTCTCACACTGGACAAGGGTGCGGCCGCGCGCCGCGCGGCGAGCCTGGAGACGAAGGGATATCTCATCCGCAAGCCCAACCCGGAGGATGGGCGCAGTCAGCTTCTATACGCGACGGAAAAGGCGGACAGCCTGAAAAGCTCCAAAGCCTCCGTGGAGGCGCTGTATTACGAATGGCTGGAAGAAGCTCTCACCCCGGAGGACAACGAGGAATTCTGCCGTATTCTGAATATGCTCTACGCCCGTTCCAAGGCCGAGAGCAAGGCGGGCTTTCCAAACCTGACCCGGCGGTTTTTGGAGGGGACGGGCAAAAATGAGCCATCAGCGGATTGA
- a CDS encoding protein of unknown function (Evidence 5 : Unknown function), whose product MRLGTPNTFDIVANLTSKDKKQKELRRQYCLDGGAMVKPREMLRQFYEENYTHQEQFRSAWEALNKAEKKSWADRQAYEQAKADLFVLAGWST is encoded by the coding sequence ATGAGGCTCGGCACACCAAATACCTTTGATATCGTCGCCAATCTCACCTCCAAGGATAAAAAGCAAAAAGAGCTCCGCCGCCAGTATTGCCTGGACGGCGGAGCCATGGTGAAGCCGCGCGAGATGCTGCGGCAGTTTTATGAGGAGAACTATACCCATCAGGAGCAGTTCCGCTCCGCTTGGGAGGCGCTGAATAAGGCGGAGAAGAAAAGCTGGGCAGATCGCCAGGCATACGAGCAGGCCAAAGCGGATTTATTTGTCTTGGCTGGATGGTCAACTTAG
- a CDS encoding protein of unknown function (Evidence 5 : Unknown function), producing MLSQTYTIMANISVAYCHHQPIKISTMDIFNNYLPNCLYAYLKFLGFHKKTAQHLIPTGKRVERLSPV from the coding sequence ATGCTTAGCCAAACGTATACCATCATGGCTAACATTTCCGTTGCCTATTGTCATCACCAGCCTATAAAAATTTCTACCATGGACATTTTTAACAATTATCTACCCAACTGTTTGTACGCCTATCTGAAATTTCTTGGTTTTCACAAAAAAACCGCTCAACACTTAATCCCGACGGGTAAAAGAGTAGAGAGACTTTCTCCAGTTTAA
- a CDS encoding conserved protein of unknown function (Evidence 4 : Unknown function but conserved in other organisms), giving the protein MKRRNFFMVDNDVFRYKLPPIAFYVYCYLLRCNSRERGCYPSKRTIAEACGIAVSSASKALKLLEARGLIRVQHNFNGGRQINNTYVFQAASCLADSPSGHGGPSPV; this is encoded by the coding sequence ATGAAGCGTAGAAATTTCTTTATGGTGGACAACGATGTGTTCCGGTACAAGCTGCCGCCCATCGCTTTTTATGTCTATTGCTACCTGCTCCGCTGTAACAGCCGGGAACGGGGGTGCTATCCCAGCAAGCGTACCATTGCGGAAGCCTGCGGCATCGCGGTCAGTTCGGCGAGCAAAGCGTTGAAGTTGCTCGAAGCTCGCGGACTAATCAGAGTACAGCATAATTTTAATGGCGGCAGGCAGATCAACAATACTTATGTGTTCCAGGCAGCCAGTTGCCTGGCGGACAGTCCCTCGGGTCATGGTGGACCATCCCCTGTCTGA
- a CDS encoding conserved protein of unknown function (Evidence 4 : Unknown function but conserved in other organisms), protein MDKNQFLEALDRVDGVILPVEKTAHTVEINKVNFCVISHFCGWETIVPKLGELMIEDLEQTDEPENKNTDLT, encoded by the coding sequence ATGGATAAAAATCAATTTTTAGAAGCGCTGGATAGGGTCGACGGCGTGATTTTACCTGTGGAAAAAACCGCGCATACCGTAGAAATCAATAAAGTGAATTTCTGCGTAATCAGCCACTTCTGCGGCTGGGAAACCATCGTCCCGAAACTGGGCGAGCTGATGATCGAAGATCTGGAACAGACGGACGAACCCGAGAATAAAAATACGGATTTGACCTGA
- a CDS encoding conserved protein of unknown function (Evidence 4 : Unknown function but conserved in other organisms), with the protein MQATVNAGVYCRLSVDDPDTDESESIQTQKAMLTDYCHQHGFHIVDYFIDDGVSGTSFDRPDFRRMLDAIESGTINTVICKDLSRFGRNYYESGMYLDNYFIRKNIRFIAPGNSVDSANGAYNLSVPILNMMNDFYARDISTKTRDAKKARAKQGMYLAAKAPYGYVKDPADRHHLIVDEDAAAIVQRIFDMAAHGAGYNKIARTLHVEGIPNPLTYFNQKNPDYYHSDYWKQGTQWHVTSIQSILNNPVYLGCVAHNRVGSKVMNGKTEKKAREDWIVVEHTHEPLVSTEQWEIVHKQMESRRRAQKDGEPQMFAGLLHCSDCGSALSFSAVHRKTKPDGGQYKCWYYMRHGKEYCSSHYITLDQLNVVVLDDIRRQARYAYLYHGQYLKTLREAKTEQSVKQLQSRKKEAEKCKKRLAALDGILKKLLEQNAAGTITNERFAALSADYEQERKALEETVADYEKSAQSAREGEEQAEQFVELIQEYTNLTALDARILNKLIDKIVVHQREKDAEGNLTQLVEIYYKFVGMTVLNFKEQ; encoded by the coding sequence ATGCAGGCAACAGTCAACGCCGGCGTTTATTGCCGGCTTTCCGTAGATGACCCCGATACAGACGAAAGCGAAAGCATCCAAACCCAGAAAGCAATGCTGACGGACTACTGCCATCAGCACGGATTTCATATCGTGGATTACTTTATTGACGACGGAGTGAGCGGAACTTCATTCGACCGTCCGGATTTCCGGCGAATGCTGGATGCCATCGAATCCGGAACCATCAATACCGTGATCTGCAAGGATCTGAGCCGTTTCGGCCGAAACTATTATGAGTCCGGAATGTACCTGGATAATTACTTTATCCGTAAAAACATCCGGTTCATCGCACCTGGCAACTCGGTGGACAGCGCCAACGGAGCTTACAATCTGAGCGTTCCAATTTTGAACATGATGAACGACTTCTACGCCCGTGATATTTCCACCAAAACCAGGGACGCGAAAAAAGCCCGCGCCAAACAGGGGATGTACCTTGCCGCCAAAGCTCCTTACGGGTACGTCAAAGATCCCGCCGACCGGCATCACCTGATTGTAGACGAGGATGCGGCGGCGATCGTCCAGCGCATTTTTGACATGGCGGCCCACGGGGCGGGCTATAACAAGATTGCCCGAACGCTCCACGTCGAGGGCATCCCTAATCCGCTGACCTACTTCAATCAGAAAAACCCGGACTATTATCACAGCGACTACTGGAAACAGGGCACGCAGTGGCATGTGACATCCATCCAGTCCATCCTGAACAATCCCGTCTATCTGGGCTGCGTCGCCCACAACCGGGTGGGCAGTAAGGTCATGAACGGGAAAACGGAGAAAAAAGCCAGGGAGGATTGGATTGTGGTGGAACATACGCATGAGCCGCTGGTCAGCACGGAGCAGTGGGAAATCGTTCATAAACAGATGGAATCCAGACGCAGAGCGCAGAAGGATGGAGAGCCGCAGATGTTCGCTGGGCTTCTCCACTGCTCAGACTGCGGCAGCGCCCTCTCCTTCTCAGCGGTTCACCGCAAGACCAAGCCGGACGGTGGGCAGTACAAATGCTGGTATTACATGCGCCACGGCAAGGAATACTGTTCCAGCCACTACATCACCCTGGATCAGCTCAACGTCGTCGTTCTGGACGATATCCGCAGGCAGGCCCGGTATGCTTATCTCTACCATGGACAGTATCTGAAAACGCTCAGGGAGGCCAAAACCGAGCAGAGCGTCAAGCAGCTTCAGAGCCGGAAAAAAGAGGCCGAGAAATGCAAAAAGCGCCTTGCGGCGCTGGACGGCATTCTCAAGAAGCTGCTGGAGCAGAACGCGGCGGGAACCATCACAAACGAGCGCTTCGCCGCCCTGTCCGCCGATTACGAGCAGGAACGCAAAGCACTGGAGGAAACGGTCGCGGACTATGAAAAATCCGCACAGAGCGCCCGGGAGGGCGAGGAACAGGCGGAGCAATTCGTGGAGCTGATTCAGGAATACACGAATCTGACTGCACTGGACGCCCGAATTCTTAACAAGCTGATCGACAAGATCGTTGTTCATCAGCGGGAGAAGGACGCCGAGGGCAATCTCACCCAACTGGTGGAAATTTATTATAAATTCGTAGGAATGACCGTACTTAATTTTAAGGAACAATAA
- a CDS encoding Multi antimicrobial extrusion protein (Na(+)/drug antiporter), MATE family of MDR efflux pumps, whose amino-acid sequence MAQDNTFFGTEKVGRLLLRLAPPVMLAQLIQALYNIVDSYYVGQYSKDGLAALSVIFPIQLLISALAIGTGVGVNTVMSKFDGLSDRKSADETAGVGFFLSIVSYSIFALVTCSLMKIYAHISLSTPQAQEYACTYGRIVCGASFGIFLESNWTKVLQARGDMKTPMIAQVTGAVTNILLDWLLIFGIGFFPKLGIAGAAIATVIGQILAAVIVGVKAFHKVPTIKTAKQYIKPIYTAGIPNILMNALCTIYIVALNLILVSFSDDAVTVLGLYYKLQSFCLIPVMGLTTCIVPVLSYNYAAGYTDRCKAVLWNSVWIAAVCMGIGTLAFELFPTQLLQIFADGQADILQIGTIALRVIGISFVPISVSLVIPTYFQAIGKGKQSIALTVLRQIGLLIPLAWAFSLIGLNYVWLAFPITELITAVIAYILYLKFPMVERVKNNG is encoded by the coding sequence ATGGCACAGGACAATACATTTTTCGGAACAGAAAAGGTGGGGCGGCTTCTATTGCGCCTTGCCCCGCCAGTGATGCTGGCACAGTTGATTCAAGCACTTTATAATATCGTAGACAGCTATTATGTGGGGCAGTATTCCAAGGATGGCCTTGCAGCCCTGTCTGTAATATTTCCGATTCAGCTGCTGATCAGTGCGCTGGCCATCGGAACCGGCGTGGGTGTCAACACAGTCATGTCAAAGTTTGACGGTTTGTCAGACCGGAAATCCGCAGACGAAACAGCAGGTGTTGGTTTCTTCTTGTCCATCGTCTCATATTCGATCTTCGCATTGGTCACTTGCAGTCTGATGAAGATCTATGCGCACATCTCACTTTCAACGCCGCAGGCACAGGAATATGCCTGCACTTATGGCAGAATCGTCTGTGGAGCCAGTTTTGGCATTTTTCTGGAAAGCAACTGGACAAAGGTCTTACAGGCCAGAGGCGATATGAAAACACCGATGATTGCACAAGTGACGGGGGCCGTTACCAACATTTTGCTGGATTGGCTGCTGATTTTCGGCATTGGCTTTTTTCCGAAGCTAGGAATTGCCGGTGCAGCCATCGCAACCGTGATCGGGCAAATCCTTGCAGCGGTGATCGTGGGCGTCAAGGCGTTTCATAAAGTCCCTACAATCAAAACAGCCAAGCAATATATCAAACCCATATACACGGCTGGCATTCCCAATATTCTAATGAATGCGCTCTGCACAATCTATATTGTTGCACTGAATTTGATTCTGGTGTCCTTTTCCGATGATGCGGTCACAGTTTTAGGGTTGTACTACAAATTACAGTCCTTTTGTCTGATTCCCGTCATGGGGCTGACGACCTGTATTGTGCCTGTGTTAAGCTACAATTACGCGGCAGGCTATACGGATCGCTGCAAGGCCGTGCTGTGGAATTCCGTTTGGATTGCCGCCGTCTGCATGGGCATCGGAACTCTGGCATTCGAGTTGTTTCCCACGCAGCTTCTTCAGATTTTTGCGGACGGCCAGGCAGACATTCTTCAAATCGGTACGATTGCCTTGCGCGTCATCGGGATCAGCTTTGTGCCGATCTCGGTTTCGCTGGTGATTCCGACCTATTTTCAGGCAATCGGCAAGGGAAAGCAGAGTATCGCATTAACCGTTTTGCGGCAGATCGGATTACTGATTCCGCTGGCATGGGCTTTTTCTTTAATTGGTTTGAATTATGTCTGGCTTGCATTTCCGATTACAGAGCTTATTACCGCCGTAATAGCATATATTTTATATTTAAAATTTCCGATGGTGGAACGGGTAAAAAATAACGGTTGA
- the trpS gene encoding Tryptophan--tRNA ligase, which yields MKQIILTGDRPTGRLHVGHYVGSLKERVALQNSGRYDEIYIMIADAQALTDNAEHPEKVRQNIMQVALDYLACGIDPEKSCVFIQSMIPELTELTFYYMNLVTLSRVQRNPTVKAEIKQRNFEASIPVGFFCYPISQAADITAFQATAVPAGEDQEPMLEQAREIVRKFNEVYGDTLTEPEIVLPSNQACLRLPGIDGKAKMSKSLGNCIYLSDEPEDIQTKVMSMFTDPTHLHRDDPGHTEGNPIFIYLDAFCRPEHFAEFLPDYQNLNELKAHYQRGGLGDVTVKKFLNNVIQTELRPIRERRREWEQQLPEVYEILRAGSEKAENTAAQTLQAVRRAMKINYFDNDNLLR from the coding sequence ATGAAACAAATTATTCTGACTGGCGACCGGCCCACAGGCCGCCTTCATGTAGGCCATTATGTCGGCTCTCTTAAGGAGCGCGTTGCCCTGCAAAACTCCGGGCGCTACGATGAAATTTATATCATGATCGCAGATGCACAGGCTCTGACTGACAACGCTGAACACCCGGAAAAGGTACGGCAAAACATCATGCAGGTCGCGCTGGATTACCTCGCCTGCGGCATTGACCCGGAGAAATCCTGCGTTTTCATTCAGTCCATGATCCCGGAACTGACCGAGCTGACCTTCTATTACATGAATCTCGTCACCCTTTCCCGTGTACAGCGTAACCCCACAGTCAAGGCCGAGATCAAGCAGCGGAACTTCGAAGCCAGCATTCCGGTCGGCTTTTTCTGTTATCCCATCAGTCAGGCGGCGGATATTACGGCGTTTCAGGCCACAGCTGTCCCTGCGGGAGAGGATCAAGAACCAATGTTGGAGCAGGCCCGCGAGATCGTACGTAAGTTCAACGAAGTCTATGGCGACACGCTGACTGAGCCAGAAATTGTGCTGCCCTCCAATCAAGCCTGCCTGCGTTTACCCGGCATTGACGGAAAAGCAAAAATGAGCAAATCTTTGGGAAACTGCATCTATCTTTCTGACGAGCCGGAGGATATTCAAACTAAGGTCATGTCCATGTTTACTGACCCTACCCATTTGCACAGAGACGATCCGGGACACACGGAGGGCAACCCGATATTCATTTATCTGGACGCTTTCTGCCGTCCAGAGCACTTTGCGGAGTTCTTGCCGGACTATCAGAATCTGAATGAACTGAAAGCCCATTATCAGCGGGGCGGTCTGGGCGATGTGACGGTCAAGAAATTCCTCAACAATGTCATACAGACAGAACTGCGCCCCATCCGGGAGCGTCGCAGAGAATGGGAGCAGCAACTGCCGGAGGTATATGAGATACTACGAGCAGGCAGCGAAAAGGCCGAGAATACAGCGGCACAGACCTTGCAGGCTGTTCGACGTGCCATGAAGATCAACTATTTTGACAACGATAATCTGTTGAGATGA
- a CDS encoding HTH tetR-type domain-containing protein — MKDHYHHGNLKNELIETSIRIISEEGFDRLSLRNISTLCGVSHNAIYRHFDNKEQLIEACRNFVTESMVVHLTEALGDADYASAETLRKLSFAYVSFYQQHPTYYSFLYRNSSIKIIFSLEPIEANYPPLELFRKAYRAYGEQNKLTSEECLTHLTRLWSLLHGLVALVISPNVEWDENWQKCLNDMI, encoded by the coding sequence ATGAAGGACCACTACCATCACGGGAATCTGAAAAATGAGCTGATTGAAACCAGCATCCGCATTATTTCTGAGGAAGGTTTTGATCGCCTTTCTCTGCGGAATATTTCCACACTATGCGGCGTGAGCCACAACGCAATCTATAGGCACTTTGATAACAAAGAACAGCTCATTGAGGCTTGCCGAAATTTTGTGACGGAAAGCATGGTGGTCCATCTGACCGAAGCACTCGGCGATGCTGATTATGCTTCCGCCGAAACATTACGGAAGCTGAGTTTCGCTTATGTATCGTTTTATCAACAGCATCCGACTTATTATAGCTTTTTGTACCGGAATTCCAGCATCAAAATTATCTTTTCTTTGGAGCCGATAGAGGCAAACTACCCGCCCCTTGAATTGTTCCGCAAGGCGTACCGTGCCTACGGGGAGCAGAATAAGCTTACAAGTGAGGAATGTTTGACCCACCTGACAAGGCTCTGGTCGCTGCTGCACGGACTGGTGGCACTGGTTATCTCGCCCAACGTTGAGTGGGATGAAAATTGGCAAAAATGCTTGAACGATATGATCTGA
- a CDS encoding XRE family transcriptional regulator has translation MYLRLKDLREDADLNQVQLARFIGMSQTGYSKYETCEKDIPTQVLIKLAQLYETSVDYILGLKNNKTPYR, from the coding sequence ATGTATCTCCGATTAAAAGATTTACGCGAGGATGCAGACCTGAATCAGGTTCAGCTTGCACGATTCATTGGGATGTCTCAGACTGGCTATTCCAAATATGAAACCTGTGAAAAAGATATCCCCACCCAAGTGCTTATCAAGCTTGCACAGCTTTACGAAACCAGCGTAGATTATATTCTCGGTCTGAAAAATAATAAAACGCCATACAGGTAG